Proteins encoded within one genomic window of Flavobacterium sp. NG2:
- a CDS encoding OmpH family outer membrane protein: MKSEIHEYQKTNKNSMSKKVLFIIAMAVSVFSCQKAVEVKEAKTAYVDTSELMKEYTEAKDLEAKYKAQSEEKGRQLEAEINRFKQDAANFQSQAQANGQEWAQKRAAELQKREQQLGYAQQALAQQLQQESGAEMDTLVTGVKKFIKDYGKKNGYTYIFGTGDVASILYAEDKLDITKEIIKALNDKYKSADKKEDKEEKAEKAEAKK, translated from the coding sequence ATGAAATCAGAGATTCACGAATACCAAAAAACAAATAAAAACAGCATGAGTAAAAAAGTACTATTTATTATCGCGATGGCAGTTTCAGTTTTTTCTTGTCAGAAAGCGGTAGAAGTAAAAGAAGCTAAAACAGCTTATGTTGATACTTCAGAATTAATGAAAGAATACACAGAGGCAAAAGACCTTGAAGCAAAATATAAAGCACAGTCTGAAGAAAAAGGAAGACAATTAGAAGCAGAGATTAATCGTTTTAAACAAGACGCTGCTAATTTCCAATCGCAAGCACAAGCTAACGGTCAAGAATGGGCACAAAAAAGAGCGGCTGAATTGCAAAAAAGAGAGCAACAACTAGGTTATGCACAACAAGCATTGGCTCAACAACTACAACAAGAAAGTGGAGCTGAAATGGATACCCTAGTAACGGGTGTTAAAAAATTCATCAAAGACTACGGTAAAAAGAACGGTTACACATACATTTTTGGAACAGGTGATGTAGCTTCTATTTTATATGCTGAAGATAAATTAGATATCACTAAGGAAATCATCAAAGCGTTAAACGACAAATACAAGTCGGCTGATAAAAAAGAGGACAAAGAAGAGAAAGCAGAAAAAGCAGAAGCTAAAAAATAG